In Nitrospira sp., one DNA window encodes the following:
- the tnpA gene encoding IS200/IS605 family transposase, whose protein sequence is MGCIVWVTRYRRKILVEGVAKYLRVKLLEVRKYYLDWQFTEIGIDKDHVHVHMVIPPKYSVSFAVETIKKNTSRALREKFQFLDKVYWDRGGIWSTGYFVSTVGITEEIIRRYVARQGKEDAGQAQLEF, encoded by the coding sequence ATGGGATGTATTGTGTGGGTGACCAGATACCGCCGCAAGATCCTTGTCGAGGGCGTTGCCAAGTACTTGCGGGTCAAGCTGCTGGAGGTACGGAAGTACTATCTCGACTGGCAGTTCACGGAGATCGGGATCGACAAGGATCATGTGCATGTGCACATGGTGATCCCGCCGAAATACAGCGTGAGTTTTGCGGTGGAAACGATCAAGAAGAACACCAGCCGGGCGTTGCGGGAGAAGTTTCAGTTCTTGGACAAGGTGTACTGGGATCGCGGCGGTATCTGGTCAACCGGCTACTTTGTGTCCACGGTCGGGATTACCGAAGAGATCATCAGGCGGTACGTAGCCCGACAAGGGAAGGAAGACGCGGGACAAGCGCAGCTTGAATTCTGA
- a CDS encoding DUF2442 domain-containing protein, with protein sequence MYWDVVEVKSLEDVSLFVRFADGLTGEVRFTPENLTGVFTPLNDPAFFKQVYLDHGAVAWPGQIDLAPDAMYQELKEKGVAVLA encoded by the coding sequence ATGTACTGGGATGTGGTCGAGGTGAAATCCTTGGAGGATGTGAGCCTATTCGTCCGATTTGCCGATGGGCTAACTGGCGAAGTCCGTTTTACTCCAGAGAATCTCACCGGTGTCTTTACGCCGTTGAACGACCCAGCTTTCTTCAAACAAGTGTACCTAGACCACGGCGCTGTTGCCTGGCCGGGGCAGATTGATCTAGCACCGGATGCGATGTATCAAGAGCTCAAAGAAAAGGGGGTAGCGGTTTTGGCATAG
- a CDS encoding BrnA antitoxin family protein: protein MKRISESSVRDWRIGKKKSVTGKRKIDYSDIPPLSDEQLATMRRIGRPPLGDEPRQLIAIRLDPKVLRWLKAIAAKRQVPYQSLINDMLASEMKRAG, encoded by the coding sequence ATGAAAAGAATATCCGAATCATCAGTGCGCGATTGGCGAATCGGAAAGAAAAAAAGCGTTACCGGGAAGCGCAAGATTGACTATTCAGACATTCCCCCGTTGTCTGACGAGCAATTGGCCACTATGCGCCGTATTGGACGACCGCCGCTGGGCGATGAACCGAGGCAACTGATCGCGATTCGGCTCGACCCCAAAGTGCTTCGCTGGCTCAAGGCGATTGCAGCCAAGCGGCAGGTGCCCTACCAGTCGCTCATTAATGACATGTTGGCGAGTGAGATGAAGAGGGCAGGTTAG
- the ppk2 gene encoding polyphosphate kinase 2 codes for MAKDKEEEKGGKLKRKDYEKELRKLQAELCHLQDWVKQKGVRIMVVFEGRDGAGKGGTIRAITERVSPRVFRVVALPAPSDREKSQMFMQRYMTHFPAAGEIVIWDRSWYNRAGVEHVMGFCRKEQYERFLELCPVVEKYVVDGGIILIKYWLEVSNEEQERRFRARVDDPVRQWKLSPMDLPSREKWYEYSRARDRMLEATDTKHAPWYVIRSDNKKAARLNCINHLLSLIPYKKLKRQKVKLPERSKKYKYDDQATMKDRTFIPEKF; via the coding sequence ATGGCCAAGGACAAGGAAGAAGAGAAGGGCGGGAAGCTGAAACGCAAGGACTACGAGAAGGAACTGCGCAAGCTTCAGGCTGAACTCTGTCACCTCCAGGATTGGGTGAAACAGAAGGGTGTGAGGATCATGGTGGTGTTCGAGGGCCGCGACGGCGCGGGGAAGGGCGGTACCATTCGTGCCATCACCGAGCGCGTGAGTCCGCGCGTGTTCCGTGTCGTGGCCCTGCCGGCTCCTTCGGATCGCGAGAAGAGTCAGATGTTCATGCAACGCTACATGACCCACTTCCCGGCGGCAGGTGAAATAGTCATTTGGGATCGGAGTTGGTACAACCGTGCCGGTGTCGAGCATGTCATGGGATTTTGTAGGAAGGAGCAATATGAGCGGTTCCTGGAGCTCTGTCCGGTCGTCGAGAAATACGTTGTCGACGGCGGGATCATCCTGATCAAATATTGGCTGGAGGTGAGCAATGAAGAGCAGGAGCGACGTTTCCGGGCACGGGTCGACGACCCGGTGCGCCAGTGGAAGCTGAGCCCGATGGATCTGCCCTCGCGTGAAAAATGGTACGAGTATTCGCGCGCGCGCGACCGGATGTTGGAGGCGACCGACACGAAGCATGCACCGTGGTACGTTATTCGATCAGACAACAAGAAGGCCGCGCGGCTCAACTGCATCAATCATCTGCTGAGTCTGATTCCCTATAAGAAGTTGAAACGCCAGAAGGTGAAACTGCCAGAACGATCGAAGAAGTACAAATACGATGATCAGGCGACGATGAAGGACAGAACATTCATCCCTGAGAAGTTTTGA
- a CDS encoding IS5 family transposase (programmed frameshift) — protein MRRYGLRDDQWEKIEHLLPGREETVGVTAKDNRLFVEAVLYRYRAGIPWRDLPERFGDFRVIHTRHTRWSRRGVWKRVFERLADDPDNEYAMIDSTIVRAHQHSAGAKGGTAQEAIGRSKGGLTTKIHATCDALGNPTGFHLTPGQAHDLEGADVLLPGIDADTIIADKAFDADERVIQPLQRAGKVVVIPPKANRTTPREYDQDLYRARHLIENFFARLKQFRAIATRYDKRAANFLGAIYLAASMTWLN, from the exons GTGAGACGGTATGGATTGCGTGATGACCAATGGGAGAAGATCGAGCATCTGCTGCCTGGTCGTGAAGAGACGGTGGGCGTGACGGCGAAGGACAACCGGCTGTTTGTGGAAGCGGTGTTGTACCGGTATCGCGCGGGGATCCCGTGGCGGGATCTGCCGGAGCGGTTCGGAGATTTCCGAGTGATCCACACACGCCATACGCGCTGGAGTCGACGCGGCGTCTGGAAGCGGGTGTTTGAACGTCTTGCTGACGATCCTGACAACGAATACGCGATGATCGATTCCACCATCGTTCGTGCCCACCAGCACAGCGCTGGTGCAAAAGGGGGCACC GCGCAGGAAGCCATCGGACGCAGCAAGGGTGGCCTGACCACCAAAATCCACGCCACCTGTGATGCGTTGGGTAACCCAACGGGGTTTCATCTCACCCCAGGGCAGGCGCATGACCTGGAGGGCGCCGATGTCTTGCTACCCGGCATTGACGCGGATACCATCATTGCCGATAAGGCCTTTGATGCCGATGAACGGGTGATCCAGCCGCTGCAACGAGCGGGCAAGGTCGTGGTCATTCCCCCCAAAGCCAACAGAACCACCCCCCGCGAATACGATCAAGACCTCTACCGAGCCCGGCATCTGATTGAGAACTTCTTCGCCAGACTCAAGCAATTCCGCGCCATCGCCACCCGCTACGACAAACGCGCCGCCAATTTCCTCGGTGCCATCTATCTCGCTGCTTCAATGACATGGCTTAATTGA
- the pfp gene encoding diphosphate--fructose-6-phosphate 1-phosphotransferase, with product MNMQQSQDRAIGILVGGGPAPGINGVIAAAALRCLAAGRRVLGIRDGFKGLIAGDMSKVVPMTMEEVNGLHLQGGSYLRTARANPTKNPQHMENVIATLRKLDVSGLITIGGDDTCFSALKLEQAVQGKLRVVHVPKTIDNDLDLPEGVPTFGFETARHIGVQIVKTLMVEARSTSHWFIVVAMGRQAGHLALGIGKAAGATLTLIPEEFSVRPLRLSHVVDVVVGAILKRLRLGHEDGVAVLAEGLAEALDPEELSQDASLPRDDHGHIELSKVDLAGLLSRAVLARLAPMGIEPVIREKDIGFELRCADPIGFDLEYTRELGCSAAGLLLEGGSAAVAAMVHGRFMPIPFDQILDSRTGRTRVRPVDVRSAGYEIARRYMVRLGPEDFEQPDLLGKYASLTRMTPAEFRSSFEYVVEASVGGDRDLLRRRGVSLPR from the coding sequence ATGAACATGCAGCAGTCTCAGGACAGGGCCATCGGAATTCTCGTCGGCGGTGGTCCGGCGCCGGGAATCAATGGTGTCATCGCGGCTGCGGCGTTGCGGTGCCTGGCTGCCGGCCGCCGGGTGCTCGGTATCCGGGACGGATTCAAGGGGTTGATCGCCGGTGATATGAGCAAGGTCGTACCCATGACGATGGAGGAGGTGAACGGGCTCCACCTTCAGGGCGGTTCCTATCTCCGAACCGCCCGGGCGAATCCGACAAAGAACCCGCAACATATGGAGAACGTGATCGCCACGCTCCGCAAGCTCGACGTGTCTGGCCTGATCACGATCGGCGGCGACGATACCTGTTTTTCCGCGCTGAAGCTGGAACAGGCCGTTCAAGGGAAGTTGCGCGTCGTCCACGTCCCGAAGACGATCGACAACGATCTGGATCTGCCGGAAGGTGTACCGACCTTCGGCTTCGAGACGGCCCGGCACATCGGCGTGCAGATCGTCAAGACTCTCATGGTGGAGGCGCGTAGTACCTCACACTGGTTTATTGTCGTGGCGATGGGGCGGCAGGCGGGCCACCTGGCGCTGGGCATTGGGAAGGCAGCCGGCGCCACGCTCACACTCATCCCCGAAGAATTCTCCGTACGCCCGCTCCGTCTCTCCCATGTCGTCGATGTGGTGGTCGGCGCAATTCTTAAGCGATTGAGGCTGGGGCATGAGGATGGCGTGGCCGTGCTGGCAGAGGGGCTGGCCGAAGCGCTGGATCCCGAGGAACTATCCCAAGATGCATCGTTGCCGCGCGACGATCATGGCCACATCGAGCTGTCCAAGGTCGATTTGGCAGGGCTGCTCTCACGAGCCGTGCTCGCGCGGCTCGCGCCAATGGGGATCGAGCCGGTGATTCGAGAAAAGGATATCGGATTTGAGCTACGATGTGCGGATCCGATCGGGTTCGATCTCGAATATACGCGGGAGTTGGGATGCAGCGCCGCCGGTCTTCTGCTGGAAGGAGGCAGCGCAGCGGTGGCGGCGATGGTCCATGGGCGGTTCATGCCCATCCCGTTCGACCAGATTCTCGACTCCCGCACCGGCCGGACCAGGGTTCGGCCGGTCGATGTCCGCTCTGCCGGCTACGAGATCGCTCGACGGTACATGGTTCGTCTCGGACCGGAAGACTTCGAGCAGCCCGATTTGCTCGGCAAGTACGCGAGCCTCACTCGCATGACTCCGGCAGAGTTTCGATCGAGTTTCGAGTATGTGGTCGAGGCGAGCGTCGGCGGGGATCGTGATCTGTTACGCCGGCGAGGGGTCAGCCTACCACGGTAA